From a single Adhaeribacter swui genomic region:
- the tamL gene encoding translocation and assembly module lipoprotein TamL, which produces MKLASYISIIMFTWGLVASCVPTHHLEKQQNLLYSIKLQGVEVNDPAKISTLYKQKANRKVLGATPYLSLYYFGRKFYNPAKIQRWIDEYRVQTNAKIAAAGTDSVKISDILAKREERLAVMTRKKEEGNWLMTVGEPPAIYDTLKTQSTLRQIKTYLNTKGFFHAQVSHTEKIKNKKVYLTLIVKEDQPTKITQLNYNIADSVIAHLVDSTRSKALLRTGQNYDEEIIDQERNRLEILLRNMGFYEFRKPFITAKVDTNFAPYSAHFTYIIANDADNQPHKQYRIRQVSFISDAGLNRFGFKRDTIRYNNVKYLAYRHKINPKVLDSKLNVYPKQRYSLDLTQQTQQQLNNLDMFRFNSVNYVVVPDSTKGAQLDAFVNVSPTKKYQETSEAGGSYTALLPGPFVNLRLKVRNIFGGAEILDIGVRGGLQGQYSSLDFNESIYMKDLGGNVGLTFPQFLVPFRVNKQFNRFNPRSRLNIAYTYVDRREYIRTNLETTFDYIWQPSPTLQYVLTPLDVSLVKTPRLSPDFDSLLNRNTTYGQSFTNAVVPSINFMRFYNNFRNDNSGQFWRLYTEAGGLTTLLAEQFNNNEIIDHVGDLRLYKFLRINSDFRKYYKLSNKAFVVYRFNVGIAQPVRSKGLPYDKYFFGGGGSSIRAWRPRRLGPGAYQAQRPRRDPESNEIMRDIAGNILFEKDYDTEQPGELLIETNLEHRFNIVGYLNGAFFIDAGNTWMLSKDVNRPDSEFEWKDFLSEFAVGVGTGLRFDFNFLIARFDFSTKVFDPSFSKGKRYVLNQFTLNDIFNRNNNHTTFNLGIGYPF; this is translated from the coding sequence TTGAAGTTAGCAAGTTATATCAGTATAATTATGTTTACCTGGGGGTTAGTTGCCTCGTGCGTACCTACCCACCACCTGGAAAAACAACAAAACCTTTTGTACTCTATAAAGCTGCAAGGGGTAGAAGTAAATGATCCGGCCAAAATTAGCACCTTATACAAGCAAAAAGCAAATCGGAAGGTATTAGGCGCTACTCCTTACCTTTCGCTTTACTACTTTGGCCGAAAATTTTACAACCCGGCTAAAATACAAAGGTGGATTGATGAGTACCGGGTACAAACCAACGCCAAAATAGCGGCAGCAGGTACCGATTCTGTAAAAATATCGGATATATTAGCTAAACGCGAAGAACGCCTGGCAGTTATGACCCGGAAAAAAGAAGAAGGCAACTGGCTGATGACCGTAGGAGAACCGCCAGCTATTTACGACACGCTTAAAACCCAATCTACCCTCCGGCAAATCAAAACGTATTTAAACACGAAAGGCTTTTTTCATGCCCAGGTGTCGCACACCGAAAAAATTAAAAATAAAAAAGTATACCTCACTTTAATCGTAAAAGAAGATCAGCCCACTAAAATTACCCAGTTAAACTACAACATTGCCGACTCAGTAATTGCGCATTTAGTTGATTCTACCCGCAGTAAGGCACTATTAAGAACGGGCCAAAATTACGACGAGGAAATAATAGACCAGGAACGTAACCGCTTGGAAATTTTGCTCCGGAACATGGGGTTTTACGAATTTCGCAAGCCTTTTATTACGGCCAAAGTAGATACTAATTTTGCGCCTTACTCGGCGCATTTCACTTACATCATCGCGAATGATGCGGATAACCAACCGCACAAACAATACCGCATCCGGCAAGTTAGTTTTATATCTGATGCGGGATTAAACCGCTTTGGCTTTAAGCGGGATACGATCCGGTATAATAATGTAAAATACCTGGCTTACCGACATAAAATTAACCCGAAAGTATTGGATAGTAAGCTAAACGTTTATCCAAAACAGCGGTATAGTTTAGATCTAACCCAACAAACCCAGCAGCAATTAAATAACCTGGACATGTTCCGGTTTAACTCAGTAAACTATGTAGTGGTTCCGGATTCTACGAAAGGGGCGCAGTTAGATGCTTTCGTAAATGTTTCGCCTACTAAAAAGTACCAGGAAACCAGCGAAGCCGGGGGCAGTTATACGGCTTTACTACCTGGGCCATTTGTAAACTTACGGTTAAAAGTACGCAATATTTTTGGCGGGGCCGAAATTCTAGATATCGGGGTGCGGGGCGGTTTGCAGGGGCAATACAGCAGCTTAGATTTTAACGAATCTATTTACATGAAAGACCTGGGCGGTAACGTGGGACTTACGTTTCCGCAATTTTTAGTACCATTCCGGGTAAACAAACAATTCAACCGGTTTAATCCCCGCTCCCGCTTAAACATTGCTTATACCTACGTAGACCGACGGGAATACATCCGGACAAACCTGGAAACTACTTTTGATTATATTTGGCAACCATCGCCCACCTTGCAGTACGTTCTTACGCCTCTGGATGTTAGTTTAGTTAAAACGCCCCGCCTTTCTCCCGATTTCGATTCTTTGCTTAACCGCAATACTACCTATGGTCAAAGCTTTACCAATGCGGTAGTACCCAGCATTAACTTTATGCGGTTTTATAATAACTTCAGAAACGATAATTCGGGGCAGTTCTGGCGCTTATATACCGAAGCGGGCGGTTTAACTACTTTACTGGCCGAGCAATTTAATAATAATGAAATCATTGATCATGTCGGGGATTTGCGTTTATACAAATTCCTCAGGATAAACAGCGATTTTCGGAAATACTATAAATTAAGTAATAAAGCTTTTGTGGTGTACCGCTTTAACGTAGGTATTGCCCAGCCGGTGCGTTCCAAAGGCTTACCCTACGATAAGTATTTTTTCGGTGGCGGGGGGTCCAGTATCCGCGCCTGGCGGCCCCGTCGTTTAGGGCCGGGAGCTTACCAGGCCCAAAGGCCCCGACGCGACCCGGAATCAAACGAAATTATGAGGGATATAGCCGGTAATATTTTGTTTGAAAAAGATTATGATACGGAACAACCCGGCGAACTATTAATAGAAACTAACCTGGAACACCGGTTTAATATTGTAGGCTATTTAAATGGGGCTTTTTTTATTGATGCAGGTAATACGTGGATGTTATCTAAAGACGTTAACCGGCCGGATTCTGAATTTGAGTGGAAAGACTTTTTAAGCGAATTTGCCGTAGGCGTAGGCACTGGTCTGCGATTCGACTTTAATTTTTTAATCGCCCGTTTTGATTTTTCTACTAAGGTATTTGATCCTTCCTTCTCCAAAGGAAAACGGTACGTACTAAATCAATTTACCTTAAACGATATTTTCAACCGAAATAATAATCATACAACATTTAACCTGGGTATTGGTTATCCTTTCTAA
- the hemF gene encoding oxygen-dependent coproporphyrinogen oxidase has protein sequence MKKEVEAWFRNFQDRLCKALEASDGQATFQEDNWQHETGGGGRSRVIQNGAIFEKGGVNFSAVSGEMPVAAAARLLMPDNRYFATGVSVVLHPQNPMIPITHMNVRYLEAGNGEAWFGGGIDLTPIYVDLDQSQYFHEQLKKVCDLHHPDFYNRFKQWADDYFYLPHRQETRGIGGIFFDRLTANESISLEQLFAFVQDVADVFAPTYTTIIEQNRHKTYTEEQKEWQLLRRGRYVEFNLVHDRGTKFGLETGGRVESILMSLPTYASWRYNYKPVPNSPEEQTQQFLKKGVNWLQVK, from the coding sequence ATGAAAAAAGAAGTAGAAGCGTGGTTTCGCAATTTTCAGGATAGGTTGTGTAAAGCTTTAGAGGCCAGCGACGGCCAGGCAACTTTTCAGGAAGACAACTGGCAACACGAAACCGGCGGTGGCGGTCGTTCCCGGGTTATTCAGAACGGAGCCATTTTCGAAAAAGGAGGCGTAAACTTTTCGGCTGTTTCCGGAGAAATGCCTGTGGCGGCAGCGGCCAGGTTATTAATGCCCGACAACCGCTACTTTGCTACGGGCGTTTCGGTTGTGCTGCATCCGCAAAATCCCATGATTCCGATTACCCACATGAATGTGCGTTACCTGGAGGCGGGTAATGGCGAGGCTTGGTTTGGGGGTGGCATCGATCTCACTCCTATTTACGTAGATTTAGATCAGTCCCAATATTTTCATGAGCAACTCAAGAAAGTATGCGACCTACATCATCCGGATTTTTATAATCGCTTTAAACAGTGGGCCGATGATTACTTTTATTTGCCGCACCGGCAGGAAACCCGGGGCATCGGCGGCATTTTTTTCGACCGGTTAACGGCCAACGAAAGCATCAGCCTCGAACAATTATTTGCTTTTGTGCAGGATGTAGCCGATGTTTTCGCGCCTACTTATACTACCATCATCGAACAAAACCGCCATAAAACTTATACTGAGGAGCAAAAAGAATGGCAGTTGCTCCGCCGCGGACGCTACGTAGAATTTAATCTGGTGCACGACCGGGGCACTAAGTTTGGTTTAGAAACTGGCGGTAGAGTAGAATCAATTTTAATGAGTTTACCTACTTATGCGTCCTGGCGGTACAATTATAAACCCGTCCCTAATAGTCCGGAAGAACAAACACAGCAATTTTTAAAAAAAGGCGTTAACTGGTTACAGGTTAAATAA
- a CDS encoding VWA domain-containing protein: protein MKIFPYLFKNLEWRVFFKKFTFSVSTFFLYRSLHFFFKFLIFLIGSFFITQQTWAGDGRIVVAPSNSFGIRGVMNFSVNYRYLPTPADITRLRRAIEGASDIICDATDGQIVFGTVTITAGGTNDDRADVWILPQNGRSGVSFFLNGSGLGTLGSHIDLYQGGIDGGVLAHELGHLAFGLGDEYDEQCRWGGPCGIGPAFDPGTIDARNNTLMQQSGIDQTEFTVAANHDLLRGDGTPCVNNNCSGMAVDCSTCQGYNGTTNRFETTQHTQMHGGNSEWQIIANNYPALGLVIPALPVAAQPSNCRAYLNIIETVNASDLVCLVMDRSGSMQERDAGDGTRMEFAKAAARAFVDVSLGLGNNYQLGLVSFSDAATVDQPVQLLTSASATTIKNSINALNASGNTAIGDGLISGAFEMIGKTGSNPTLFLLSDGQNNRGTNPQDVIPVLRSRNIRTFTIPVGNGADRPLLSNIASTTGGRMLDAPTGDELPPIYMELAAIHSGNSLVLPRNEFSLYGQIIIGAPKPADKPQGALVESQNYPVNVEADAQGLIVFLSNRNPTVKNWFPTFTITGPDGSVITPRDQPFIGTDTYYQIIRIPKPAPGQWNIKLESATGQATFGHVLAFVQNPSPDLHVDAFPKVVTPSEKVTISAMAAYGAEIEDGVEYSGFVLRPDSSYSPITFTKNPFTRKVSATFDDYNGRGIYQATIQTVVSGGAKLFQGERIFPGTPDPGITVPYFTRTATASFFLNSPNFPPDHSEDSDKDGIPNNVEDRFPDVDNDGIPNSLDEDSDNDDIPDKVESVGDLNQNGIPDFVDPNNATNCPDNQSGLKIGKITLQRPTCGQANGSIQIAVTGGRGKYTYKWSHLTNLNEPIAGKLPDGIYSIIVTDEAGCSASSIFNLLQDCSKNVVVQNNCPDKVVQGCKWNFRLKVDVRKSAAPHNLLGSFTGKLSWDPAQLEAVGTASLLNKYKGYVRLDKAAGTLSFNGANSTGMAGIVDILSTDFITKAKAGEKISLKAEFSVMAAAKTYADLTSKMLISICEPTVSKGGGVLGDVNEDTKVNSTDGLIVLSYDAGKAVPKAVKTRIDQGFGDVNLDKKTNSTDGLIILDYELRNNSKFPVGTPFCPADTKARLAQTLNQGKVLISANGSVNKTDESMMEVPVIVDMSPTGEALGSFTAAVTWNTAALELISISGGESQGFADPIVNQDELKAGKLMVVNANPAGAKGAVHIFTLQFKKRSLLSEKDLILNFTSLASAYNFTDLTANVQAQVKITDEALDNDFEVAPNPFNQATLVQYRVKTTTQVDISVFNAAGEKIITLVKGRVKAGQHTYRWDTSAGNVMPGMYILKMQAGKDNLTKKVIYYK, encoded by the coding sequence ATGAAAATATTTCCTTACTTGTTTAAAAACCTGGAATGGAGAGTATTTTTTAAAAAATTTACTTTTTCTGTTTCTACTTTCTTTTTATATCGCTCGCTACACTTCTTTTTTAAATTTTTAATATTTCTTATTGGCTCTTTTTTTATTACCCAACAGACATGGGCTGGCGACGGCCGCATTGTCGTGGCGCCATCCAATAGTTTTGGTATTCGGGGAGTCATGAACTTCTCGGTAAATTATCGCTACTTACCCACGCCTGCCGATATTACCCGCTTGCGCCGTGCCATAGAAGGTGCCAGTGATATTATTTGCGATGCTACCGACGGGCAAATTGTTTTTGGCACCGTTACCATTACAGCCGGCGGCACCAACGACGATCGGGCCGACGTCTGGATTCTGCCGCAAAATGGACGCTCGGGTGTAAGTTTCTTTTTAAATGGGAGCGGCTTAGGTACCCTGGGTTCGCACATCGACCTGTACCAGGGCGGTATTGATGGCGGCGTTCTGGCTCACGAACTGGGCCATTTAGCTTTTGGCTTGGGCGACGAATATGACGAGCAATGCCGTTGGGGCGGACCGTGCGGCATCGGGCCAGCCTTTGATCCGGGAACCATTGATGCCCGCAATAACACTTTAATGCAACAAAGTGGAATTGATCAAACCGAGTTTACCGTAGCGGCCAACCACGACTTATTGCGGGGCGATGGTACTCCTTGTGTAAATAACAACTGCAGCGGCATGGCCGTTGATTGCAGCACTTGCCAGGGATATAATGGTACTACCAACCGTTTTGAAACGACGCAGCATACCCAGATGCACGGCGGTAATTCGGAGTGGCAAATTATAGCCAATAATTATCCCGCTCTTGGCCTGGTTATACCGGCCTTACCGGTAGCCGCTCAACCCTCTAATTGCCGGGCATACCTGAACATTATAGAAACCGTAAATGCCAGCGACCTGGTTTGTTTGGTAATGGACCGCTCCGGTAGTATGCAGGAAAGAGATGCCGGCGATGGTACCCGCATGGAATTTGCGAAAGCGGCCGCCCGTGCTTTTGTGGATGTATCTTTGGGATTAGGTAATAATTACCAGTTAGGTTTAGTTTCCTTTAGCGATGCTGCCACCGTAGATCAACCGGTGCAATTACTTACTTCCGCCAGTGCCACTACTATAAAAAATTCAATTAATGCTTTAAATGCCAGTGGTAATACTGCCATAGGTGATGGCTTAATTTCCGGAGCTTTTGAGATGATTGGTAAAACCGGATCCAATCCTACTTTGTTCTTATTGTCTGATGGCCAAAATAACCGGGGCACCAATCCCCAGGATGTTATTCCGGTTTTAAGAAGTAGAAACATCCGCACGTTTACCATACCAGTAGGTAATGGCGCCGACCGGCCTTTGCTGTCCAACATTGCTTCTACCACCGGGGGCCGGATGCTGGATGCTCCCACCGGCGATGAACTCCCGCCAATTTACATGGAACTGGCCGCTATTCACTCGGGCAATAGTTTGGTGCTGCCGCGCAATGAGTTCTCGCTGTATGGTCAGATAATTATTGGCGCCCCCAAACCCGCCGATAAGCCGCAGGGCGCTTTGGTGGAAAGTCAAAATTACCCGGTAAACGTTGAAGCCGATGCGCAGGGCCTTATTGTATTTTTATCAAACCGCAACCCTACAGTTAAAAATTGGTTTCCTACGTTTACCATTACAGGCCCCGATGGCAGCGTAATTACGCCCCGCGATCAGCCTTTTATTGGTACCGATACCTATTATCAGATTATCCGGATACCAAAACCGGCTCCGGGGCAATGGAATATTAAGCTAGAGTCGGCCACAGGACAGGCCACTTTCGGGCACGTTTTAGCTTTTGTCCAAAATCCTTCGCCGGATTTGCACGTCGATGCTTTCCCAAAAGTAGTAACCCCCTCTGAAAAAGTAACTATCTCAGCTATGGCAGCTTACGGCGCCGAAATAGAAGATGGGGTGGAATACAGTGGTTTTGTGCTTCGACCCGATAGTTCTTACTCCCCGATTACGTTTACCAAAAACCCTTTTACGCGTAAAGTTTCGGCTACCTTCGACGATTATAACGGCCGTGGCATTTACCAGGCTACCATTCAAACGGTGGTTTCGGGCGGCGCTAAATTGTTCCAGGGCGAAAGAATTTTTCCGGGCACCCCCGATCCGGGTATTACGGTTCCGTATTTTACCCGTACGGCTACGGCTTCCTTTTTCTTAAACAGCCCCAATTTTCCACCCGACCATTCCGAAGATTCAGATAAAGACGGTATACCGAATAATGTGGAAGATAGGTTTCCGGATGTAGATAATGATGGCATCCCTAACTCTTTAGACGAAGATTCCGATAACGATGACATTCCGGACAAAGTAGAAAGTGTCGGGGACTTAAACCAAAACGGCATACCGGATTTTGTCGACCCCAACAACGCTACGAACTGCCCAGATAACCAATCTGGTCTTAAAATTGGTAAAATAACCCTGCAAAGACCTACCTGCGGCCAAGCAAACGGCAGTATACAAATTGCCGTAACGGGCGGGCGCGGCAAATACACCTACAAGTGGAGCCATCTTACCAACTTAAACGAACCCATTGCGGGCAAGCTTCCCGATGGCATTTACAGTATTATTGTAACAGATGAGGCCGGCTGTAGCGCTTCTTCTATTTTTAACTTGTTACAGGATTGCTCTAAAAATGTGGTGGTACAAAATAACTGCCCCGATAAAGTGGTGCAAGGCTGTAAATGGAATTTCCGGTTAAAAGTAGATGTACGGAAATCGGCTGCGCCCCATAACCTATTGGGTAGCTTTACCGGTAAGCTCAGTTGGGATCCGGCCCAACTCGAAGCCGTTGGTACCGCCTCGCTCCTGAATAAATACAAAGGTTACGTTCGGTTAGATAAAGCCGCCGGTACTTTAAGCTTTAACGGTGCTAATTCAACCGGTATGGCGGGTATTGTAGATATTCTTAGTACCGATTTTATAACCAAAGCCAAAGCAGGCGAAAAAATTAGCTTAAAAGCCGAATTCTCGGTAATGGCTGCTGCCAAAACTTACGCCGATCTCACCTCTAAAATGTTAATCTCTATTTGCGAGCCAACGGTTAGTAAAGGCGGCGGGGTACTGGGCGATGTAAACGAAGACACAAAAGTAAACTCTACCGATGGTTTAATTGTGCTGTCGTACGATGCCGGCAAGGCCGTGCCTAAAGCTGTTAAAACTCGCATTGATCAAGGATTTGGCGATGTAAACCTGGATAAGAAAACCAACTCTACCGATGGCTTGATTATTCTGGATTACGAACTGCGGAACAACAGTAAATTCCCGGTAGGTACTCCTTTCTGCCCCGCCGACACGAAGGCCCGCTTAGCCCAAACTCTAAACCAAGGCAAAGTACTGATTTCGGCCAATGGTTCGGTTAATAAAACCGACGAATCCATGATGGAAGTACCGGTTATTGTGGACATGAGTCCAACTGGCGAAGCTTTAGGTAGCTTTACAGCCGCCGTTACCTGGAATACGGCTGCTCTCGAACTGATCAGCATTAGTGGTGGCGAGTCTCAAGGCTTTGCCGATCCTATCGTGAATCAGGATGAGCTAAAAGCGGGCAAACTAATGGTAGTTAATGCGAATCCGGCGGGAGCTAAAGGTGCGGTTCATATTTTCACGCTTCAGTTTAAAAAGCGGAGTTTACTCAGTGAAAAAGACTTAATCTTAAATTTCACCAGCTTAGCTAGCGCTTACAACTTTACCGATTTAACTGCTAACGTACAAGCCCAGGTTAAAATAACCGATGAAGCCCTGGACAATGATTTTGAAGTGGCTCCGAATCCGTTTAACCAGGCTACCCTGGTGCAGTACCGCGTTAAAACAACTACCCAGGTAGATATTAGCGTATTTAATGCGGCCGGCGAAAAAATTATTACTTTGGTAAAAGGCCGCGTAAAAGCGGGCCAACACACCTACCGTTGGGATACCAGCGCCGGTAATGTAATGCCCGGTATGTATATCCTGAAAATGCAGGCTGGCAAGGATAACCTAACCAAAAAAGTGATTTACTACAAATAA
- a CDS encoding phosphatase PAP2 family protein: MLDKLKQLDHEWFLAINGYHSSFWDPIMIAISDRWFWIPFYALLVAFLIFRFRRQSILMFLAVALSLIAADGISSRFIKPYFARLRPCHDASLSETINIVAGCGGKFGFLSSHAANTFAIAMLFALMLPERYRYFKIFAFVWAIVISYSRVYLGVHFPGDVLGGAVLGILLGFIFGLWFRKLSVRYPYFAPRP; encoded by the coding sequence GTGCTGGACAAACTAAAACAACTGGATCACGAATGGTTTTTGGCAATTAACGGGTATCATTCCTCTTTTTGGGATCCCATCATGATTGCTATTTCAGATCGCTGGTTTTGGATTCCTTTTTATGCTTTATTGGTAGCATTTTTAATTTTCCGGTTTCGGCGGCAAAGTATTCTCATGTTCTTGGCGGTGGCTTTGTCCTTAATAGCTGCCGATGGCATTTCATCCAGGTTTATAAAACCTTATTTTGCCCGGCTACGCCCCTGCCACGATGCCTCTTTATCCGAAACCATTAATATTGTGGCGGGCTGCGGTGGTAAGTTTGGCTTTTTGTCCTCGCACGCGGCCAATACGTTCGCCATTGCCATGCTCTTTGCGCTGATGTTACCCGAACGTTACCGGTATTTTAAAATTTTTGCGTTTGTCTGGGCCATTGTTATATCGTACAGCCGGGTTTATTTGGGCGTGCATTTTCCTGGTGATGTTCTGGGAGGAGCCGTTTTAGGTATACTTCTCGGATTCATTTTTGGCTTATGGTTCCGGAAATTATCTGTCCGTTACCCCTACTTTGCACCCCGCCCTTGA
- a CDS encoding TonB-dependent receptor, with product MNKLFFTLFFLLLTNLVAGQQKFTISGYIRDAVSGESLIGATIRVQEISNQGSTTNNYGFYSITLPAGSYTILAQYLGYRSREFKVDLKANYQQNILLEVASVQVEEVVISDRKPDEQVKSTQMSQVILPIEQVKTLPVLFGETDILKTVQLLPGIKSGGEGNTGFYVRGGGVDQNLILLDEAVVYNPGHLFNFFSVFNGDAIRNTTVIKGNMPVRYGGRLASVLDISMKEGNKEKLRAEGGVGLIASRLLVEGPLAQQKSSFMVSGRRTYLDVLANPFLKNTEQGGVPFSFYDLNAKVNYTLSRQDRLYLSGYLGNDKGSFDLSDGRFKADFNWGNKIAVARWNHLFSDKLFLNVSAVYNQYRFIFDSHFDNYSSKLDTGVKDASLKVDFDYYPSVRHTLQYGLHYTKHLVTPRTGTAQTDEGVDFSTDRVRRKQVHEAALYLSDDWNLSDRLALNLGLRWSGLRQTGPYTQFNLTPAGNLIDSVTYRANQKVKEYLTLEPRLSFRYSVTNSSSVKGGVSRNAQYLHLVSNAYTALPVDIWVPSSVLVKPQYSWQYTAGLFKNLKENQYEASVEVYYKTLENQLEYRDGYVPGPLNKDLEYEFVVGNGRSYGAEFFVRKNQGKWQGWLGYALARTTRTFPDLNKGKPFPARSDRRHDLSLVSSYKYHANWTLGGTFTYGTGQSVTLPERRYVIEDAVVYQYGARNGFRMQATHRLDVSATYQKKRDGWLQSSWTFAVYNLYGRHNPFFYYIDNEGSPYNNSLSIKAKKVSVFPFPIPSVTWNFSF from the coding sequence TTGAACAAGCTTTTTTTTACCTTATTTTTTCTTCTTTTAACCAACCTGGTTGCCGGGCAGCAAAAGTTTACCATTAGCGGCTACATTCGCGATGCAGTTTCCGGGGAAAGTTTAATTGGCGCTACCATTCGCGTGCAAGAAATTTCGAACCAGGGCAGCACTACCAACAATTACGGCTTTTACTCTATTACCTTGCCCGCCGGTTCTTATACCATTTTGGCGCAGTACTTAGGATACCGTTCCCGCGAGTTTAAAGTTGATCTGAAAGCCAATTATCAGCAAAATATTCTCCTGGAGGTGGCTTCGGTGCAGGTTGAAGAAGTCGTAATCTCCGATCGCAAACCCGATGAACAGGTTAAAAGCACGCAAATGAGCCAGGTAATTTTACCCATCGAGCAGGTAAAAACCTTACCGGTATTATTCGGCGAAACCGATATTTTAAAAACTGTTCAGCTTTTGCCCGGTATAAAATCCGGGGGCGAAGGAAATACCGGTTTTTACGTACGGGGCGGCGGAGTCGACCAGAATTTAATTTTACTCGACGAGGCCGTAGTGTATAATCCGGGCCATTTATTTAATTTTTTCTCGGTTTTCAACGGCGATGCCATCCGAAATACCACGGTTATTAAGGGCAACATGCCGGTCCGCTACGGCGGCCGCTTGGCTTCGGTATTGGATATTAGTATGAAGGAAGGAAATAAAGAAAAGCTTCGGGCCGAAGGCGGTGTGGGTTTAATTGCTTCCCGTTTGCTCGTAGAAGGTCCGTTGGCGCAACAAAAATCGTCGTTTATGGTATCGGGGCGCCGGACGTACCTGGATGTGCTCGCCAATCCATTTTTAAAAAATACCGAACAAGGTGGCGTTCCTTTTTCTTTCTACGACCTTAACGCCAAAGTAAATTACACGCTTTCGCGCCAGGACCGGCTGTACCTGAGCGGCTATTTAGGCAATGATAAAGGCTCTTTCGATTTGTCGGATGGCCGGTTTAAGGCAGATTTTAACTGGGGCAACAAAATAGCAGTAGCCCGCTGGAACCACTTATTTTCGGATAAGTTGTTTTTAAATGTGTCGGCAGTATATAATCAGTACCGGTTTATTTTTGATTCGCACTTTGATAATTACAGTTCTAAACTGGATACCGGCGTAAAAGATGCCAGCTTAAAAGTAGATTTTGATTATTACCCTAGCGTGCGGCATACGTTGCAGTACGGTTTGCACTACACCAAGCACCTGGTAACGCCCCGCACCGGCACGGCTCAAACCGACGAAGGAGTAGATTTTTCCACGGACCGGGTGCGTCGAAAGCAAGTGCACGAAGCCGCCCTGTACCTTTCGGATGATTGGAACCTCTCCGACCGGCTAGCTTTAAATTTAGGCTTGCGTTGGAGTGGGTTGCGCCAAACTGGCCCTTATACGCAATTTAATTTAACTCCCGCAGGCAATTTAATTGATTCCGTAACCTACCGGGCTAATCAAAAAGTAAAAGAATATCTTACCCTGGAGCCCCGGCTTTCGTTCCGGTACTCCGTAACCAATAGCTCTTCGGTAAAAGGCGGTGTTTCGCGGAACGCGCAGTATTTGCACTTGGTTTCCAATGCTTATACGGCTTTGCCTGTGGATATCTGGGTACCCAGTTCTGTTTTGGTAAAACCGCAATACTCGTGGCAATACACGGCCGGGCTTTTTAAAAATTTAAAAGAAAACCAGTACGAGGCTTCCGTGGAAGTGTATTACAAAACCCTGGAAAACCAATTAGAATACCGCGATGGTTACGTACCCGGCCCTTTAAACAAAGATTTGGAATACGAGTTTGTGGTGGGCAATGGACGCTCTTACGGGGCTGAATTTTTCGTCCGGAAAAACCAGGGGAAATGGCAGGGTTGGCTGGGTTATGCCTTAGCCCGTACTACCCGCACCTTCCCGGATTTAAATAAGGGAAAACCATTCCCGGCCCGCTCCGACCGCCGCCACGATTTGTCTCTGGTATCGTCTTATAAATACCACGCCAATTGGACATTAGGCGGAACTTTTACCTACGGCACTGGGCAATCAGTTACTTTACCCGAACGGCGGTATGTAATAGAAGACGCTGTGGTGTACCAATACGGGGCCCGCAACGGTTTCCGGATGCAGGCTACGCACCGCTTAGATGTTTCGGCTACTTACCAGAAAAAACGCGACGGTTGGCTGCAAAGCAGTTGGACTTTTGCCGTGTATAATTTGTATGGCCGCCACAATCCTTTCTTTTATTACATCGATAACGAAGGCAGTCCGTACAACAATTCTTTATCCATAAAAGCAAAAAAGGTTAGCGTATTTCCTTTTCCTATACCTTCCGTAACCTGGAACTTTAGTTTTTAA